Within the Erigeron canadensis isolate Cc75 chromosome 6, C_canadensis_v1, whole genome shotgun sequence genome, the region AGTTCGGATAGTTATGAAATTACATCGTGTGTAATCCTTTGACGAGCATGGACTTGCCCAAGAAGACCATTGTTGGAGTCATAGTAGCGATGCGTCTCAACCTTTGAAGATATGATCCATATTGACCATTCAGTTCTACGGTCGTTATTCCAAACATCATGCAATTGCTCCAAGATTCTTTCTTTATTATCCCTTAGTAAGAAGTAACAGATCAGatataaaaatacaagaaaataaaaaattcatattaaagaaacataataatagtaaaaaatttataaatgggtcaatatgatttatatttcaTTATAAAGATCaaatgtcataaattaattaattaaccgaATAAAAGTTGATTACCTGAAATGAGAAATTTGGTCAAATTGTTACCTTCTtgtgttattttttcttttttgatttttttaatcttcATAAAATTCTTAATCAAGATAAGCAATTAAGGTCTTTGTGGGTCAACCCAACCAACTCACTTTGTCTCGGCCAATAACCTTACCTGTTTGTTAAACTATagccattttgacccattacaaaTCATGCCTGACCCACTGATATTGCCACCTATAACTAGCATACATCACAATTAGAGAGGACGCCTAATTAGGgtcaaaagaataataataatataagagctatacaaaagaaagaaaaacctaTGACAGTTCAAATATGTCTTCCATAAGTAAAGAATCTGATCTCCAAGAAAATCTAATAGACGGGAAAGTTCATCCGTTTGTAGGGAGTAAAGATAATCAGTATGGTAACCAATGATACTGTTACGTTCCTGTTAAAGAAAATAGGAGATTAAACAAAAGTGAAACAAAAGATATATGAGTCTACTCAAGAAAATCTCTTTGATGAATCACCTTAAGATCATTTCGTGTCTTGTCTGGCACTTCAGAAGGTTCAGCAGTGGCAGGTATAGAACTGGGTAAGAGTTTTTTCTCGTCAAGCCCGGTCAAATcaattgtttgatcaaatatttTACTAAGATTTTTCAGCTCTTCAAGTAGAATTGCATGACTAGTTAAAAAAGCCTTCACAAATATGACCtgcaacaaaaaataaatacgTAACAAGTAATATTGATGATgacaatctgaagatgaatacACAAAAGCAACTGGACAGAGATATATAGCAATATATAAATGCATACTTGAATAGCCTTATTATATTTCACATCGGCAGTTTCTTCATGGCCATGAGGATGGCTAAGATAAAACACAAAAGGATTAGTCTTGCAGATTAATTTCATAAAGATCTCTAATGTTGAGCAATAAGTTGAAAGCACTCAAAAACAACACCGCATGAGGGATTTTGATGGAAGGCATTATGTTTGCAACAAACCTCGGTGTTTTCATGGAACAAGAACAACCTTTCAACAAGCTGATGTGGACGCTTGTATCAACAAGTACAGAGTGAAAAGCATCAAAATAAACGGGGCAATATGTATGCAGTCCTAGAAGAGCCATAGGTGGGATCCGAAATTCATGGACTGCTGCAGGGCCTGCATCCCAAGACACCTGCAAATTGGACCTAAAAATCGTCCCTTTTCAAGTTAAAAAATGCATATTCGATATCCAGATTGGAAATGTTACACAAGGAAACTCTGTAATATGGATGGTGTTTTACTTACCGAGTCGCAATGATAGATGCAAACAAAAGTTCAAACTTCAGAATTATAGGAGATGTGATTGGACCCTGAAGAATTAGGATTTAGATTTTATTAACAATAGAGAGAATATTGTGCGCAACAAGAGAAAGGAAAGAAAGAGACCTTATATTTACCAAGAGATAAGTTGAAAGAAATCATGACACAGAGAAAAATATCCTGCCTTGCATATCGAATACGAAAAGGCTGTGATAAGAAACTATTATCAATATCATCAATCCTCCAAGACCCCAAAATATCATTGTAACCGAGTTCAGATGCTGAAGTAGACAATGTAAGACCGTGTTAGCTCTTTGTCTTCTTTTCTGACAATAAGCTCGTACATCGTGATATACAAACAGCAGAAACATATACGAAACTCTCAACAATAAACGTTGAGCTCAATTAGTAAGATATTCCGCTTATAGGCTTTTAGCAGAAAATACGCGAAAAAATGTGCACAAGGAAATAAATGACAAAGTACCTTTATATTGAACAACTCTTGAAGGGGAACCAGGTGATGATGTGAATTCACTGTCTTCCCATCTCATGGATATCTTGATCTGATACttcctatatacatatatacaacaaaaattaaTGCTTCTATAGACATCCCTTTTTCGATGTCAATTAGGTAGCTAAAGAGAGATACTAACTCCTATATCAAATTGGTATAATGATTTCAAAATAGCCTATGAGCTTATAGCACTAAACTTTAGGACAAATGCCGACAACAATACTCAATCGATTCATTAGCCGGGCATAGTGGAAGTGGGATGTCGGCAGTCATATCTCTACCCAAAAGTAAAGAGTCTCGTTCCGGGATAGGTGACAAATATTTCAAACTTGAAGATTAATTCCAACATTCAAGTTCCATTTACACGCATCTAGTATGAATTTCtcagttaaattttttttctaaatctgaaataatcttgatatatcattaaacataattgtttaaaatcgtATATTTTTTAAGGCCAGaatgatattaataataattacccTTGCTCAAAGAGATCTAGGTTATGAAACCTATGAAGATAAACAGCAACCTCATGAATCGCTTCCACCATTTggaatttttatacaaattattaattgtatTATCTAACTTTTGGGAtccctatttttatttttatatttttgtcttAACAGTATAATTTTCcccataaaaatatttaagctTTTCATTAGATCACATGATTCTAATTTAAGGACAATGTGACACATAATGTActctttcatatataaattattaagcacctcaaaatgaatataattatgATACATATAACAAACACAATCATAATCAATATGCAATGACATAATACATAACATATAGCTAGCCTAATTCTATTTCTAAAAAAACAAAGGTCATTGTTTTTCAACTTACAGCTTACTTGGTTAAAGCTAAGCTGGTGTGTATGATGATAGATTTTTGTAACTGTTTGTTGTATGGAGACGCCAAAAAGCTGACAAAGCTGGCTATACATGTTGATATTGATCGTGTGTGTCACCCAGACTATATATTGGTATTTCGTACAAAGATTTAAAGTCCAAATCACCAATGGAGCCTAAAACTAGCAGCCTGCATTAGCGGGTGCGCAAAGTAAGCTCCTAGAGTTAATCCGGTAATGACTACATATGGTAACCTTAAGAACTCTTTATAGTAATCTTTTGGCAGCTTCTGACGCCCATCTACTATAGCTGCAAATGGGATGATACTTGTTCGACTCTTGACAATGTCAAAAGCTTCACCATATCTGATTCTTAACCTCCTATCACCATTCCATGCACCAAACAGATGATGCCCGATTAGCCCAACTGATGCTGCTACAGCTACAGAGTTGCCAATCCAAATGGTGTGAGCGAGACACCACATCACCTGTCCTGCCAACTGAAAAAGGAACACAAAAAAGCCCATCAAGAAAGGTGAAAAAACTAGTTTGTCGAGATTTGGAGACGTTGGGTAATGGACAATTTCGTGTACATATTGTAACTGGCTGGTTTCCAGAACAACTTTTGCTCAGAACTTATAACACTTAGTGAACATTACGCGTgtcaaattacaaatatattatttccAAAATAACTAGTACCTGTGGATGCCTGGTGATTCTCATGATCCCACTTTCCCAGAGATGCATCTTAGGCTTATCAACAGCGGCTACCTCTAATAGATTAAAGGTTGAtggataaagaaagaaaaaggatatAAAATTAGTGACCCACAATAGATGATGTAACCAAGGTTCACTTTGTAGCTGCCATAACTGAACACCATCGTATCTATGATTGATGAAATACACCTGAATCACAAGTTGTTGATTGTCAGTTAACATAATTTAAATAATCACATTGAAGGCATTAGCAATAAACAATGCTGAAAAACAGTAATCAACCGAGTTTTAGCAAAAGTTAAAGTGAATTAATCACAGCTTGATATACCCTATTCCTACATAAGTTGGCAATCTGGCAaactttttaatcaaaaatctttttttccCATGGCTGATCCTGATTAACACAAGTAACACATATTATGGTAACTGATAATCAAACACTAGTTAAGACTAGTACACTGATTTATTCTGCAATTACTTTTAAGAAAGAAGTACTATTATTTACCTGGGATTGTGAGAATTGTTCAATTAGAGGTGGAAATGGGGTGGTCagcaaaaactcaaaatgtgtAAATTTTAGTAAGAATCAGGTGCATTCACCCATATACACTTTTGTCCCTTTTCTTTGAATATTATAACTAGTAGATGTAGTAATAAAAATTACAACGATCAGATTGGGATTGTAGAATTAGAGGTGGAAATGGGGTGATCAgattgggtaacaggtcaaaatgtgtaaattattaGTAACGATCAGGTGCATTCACCCATATACACTTTTGTCCCttttctttgaattttataaatagtttatgTAGTAATAAAAATTACAACAACTACATACGTACAATGCTACTGTGATATAACTTTATTGACTAAAGAAAGGTAATAAGTGTAATAAGTTGTAAGCATCTAAGAAAACTTCAACTCATACCAGTTAGacctaaaagtttaaaaaaaccaaaactttaTCATGCCCCCACCAAATTGGTCTAGACCTATAAGTTTAACTATATCTGAATTAGTCATACCAGTCAGAATATCATGAGAAAGCTCAATGGCATAACATAACAGCAGGGTACACAGGCAGGATTCAACTATTTACAAGTGCTGTTACACTCCAGAACATGTAAAAACATACAGAAAGGGAGTAAAATTGAAAAGTGAACAAGTGCAGAGAGTCATCCCTTATTTATAAATCACAACATATGCATAACAATGAAACTCACAATTGTACTGACGGCAAGAGGAAGGGATGTTCCAGCAAATAACACACGGAAAGCACGCTCTCCAATCAGTTTTTCACCGGGGTCTCTGAGACTGGCCAGGCCACTATGTACAAAGGCAAAAATAAGGGTAAGGAGGAACATTACGACCTGCataaaaaaatagaattaagTCCGCAGACAAATATATGAATCAAGCGGAAAGAAAACCACAAAATTCAAAGACAAATCAATCAAAGTACTTTTCTACCTCCTATAAGTTATACACTAGAAATATAATAATACAGAGTTAGTTAATACTTCATAATCAAGCATAACACATAATCTTACAACTCAGTCCTTCCTAGGTTCTTCATACAGCCCAAAATTGAATCCATAAATTATCAAGATTGCATATTCGGGCTCTAAGGACTTTCTATGTTTAATTCCATTATTTTGATACTTAATAATTACATGACTCAAAAATTTAATTCGCCTTGCCGAAGTTAACAAGCCCTAACCTTACATCTCAGGTACTACATAGACATCATATTTAAGAATTTTTACTGTATGTCAAATTCCACAAAAACAAGCATCATTTTAACTCCCGAATTCGGCTGGATTATGGTTACCAGTTACCACATGCCAACCATTAACCAAAGGGCCATTGGCCTAGCTTATCATGATGACCCATTAACCATGAGTTTGTTAGTGCTAGTCCCACTTAAGACAAAGTGCGTAATTGTGTTGAAATTTGCATTCTTATCACAAAAATATGCAGAAATTCGATCTTCAATTATATCACAACTGAAATATACTAATAGTCTAATACATtcaatatttatactatatCGAAAATTGAACAAGATACGGAAAAAAATCTAACCTCAGGGCTATCAGAAAGAGTAGAAACAGAATCAATAAAAGCTTTACCAAATCCAGTATTATTATCAATCCAAACAACATCAAGAATAAAAAGCACAACCCCCAAAACCCCAGTAAAATATATCCAAGAAGTAATCTTTTGCTTAGCTAAATCGAAATTCGCCGAATCCTCACCAACCAAAACATCTTTTGAAACACTTGTATCTGATTCTCCTAAAACAAATACTTTGCGGCATTTCCTCAAACAGTTGGTGGGCAACAATTGGTCGGTCTTTAAAAACTTTCTATTTATAGAATTGTTAATGGGTGTTATTGTGTTGTTGAGTTTGGATATGGGAAAGAtgaattttggtgttttgggaaATTGAGGGGTGCAAGAAAAGGAACTTGAAAGGAGAATTGAAGTGGccatttgtgtgtgttttttcaCTATTGgtgtgtgtatgtgattttgtatatttttaagtgtttttgttAACAAGAAAAAGGGTGGGTATGGTATCTTGATGGAAGTTGTGCTGTTAGTTTGGTTTTTGGAGGGTAGGAAAACATGAAAATGGTGgggattaattaaataattttacagTTTAtaacaagattttttttaattaagaaaagaaaaaaacatgtttaaatGTTTGAAATTGATGGATTTGAAACTTtgttattttcataatttagactgctgatttttatttttttctacaaGTAAATTTTACCTCAGACGATGTGTGttaatcgcacaacgaaagggtcctgcactaagcggatcttaaatagcctTTCTCATCATACCATCTCCttaattggaaaataccgttgaggagaacctaccaaggctcgaactcgagaccttggagtaaactcccTCGGAGCCccgcatagcaggtttagtAAAACACCCTTGATCTCTGGGTTTAGACTGCTGATAATGTTCTTAAAAAACCATTAGAGATTGCTAACAGAAAAATGTTGTATTAATGAAGCCAGAGACTGTCAAAGCTACAAGGTTAATATTGTCATTGTGATTTTAAATATACGAGTAGCTTTGATATGTCGAGACTCGAGATGTAACAAAAGCCCATTTTTAGCATAGGGGTTATTGTGATTACAAAACAGATTTtgtgttttcaaaataaataatgtgTTTTCAAAACTGCTTTTTCATaacagataatcactttttcacacaaacacttttttagattatttgcgttttacgaacgtaataatcagataatcacttcaaaacgcATTCCTAAACACCCTCTTAGTATCTTCTTATCAATATTCAAATTAATCGTTTGTTAGAGTTTAACATTGCATCTTAGATAAACATACACGTCAATGGCTTGTAATTTTCCTAATCTAAATTGTATATCTTAACCCATAAAGATTCTGATATTTGAAAGAATGGTTTGCGTATGAATTTCTTTACGACATTCTAGTTCTTTATATCGGGAAAGATATCGTTGAGGAATTTACTTTTGATTCGATCCTACATTCTTTTACTAATTTCAGAGAACGGCATATATGCCAATGTGAAAAGATCAAATGCAAAACTTTCTTGTATTTTTTCAAGCATTGATGGTGTGATTATTTTGGATCAAATGTTGATACaatgtatttttatgattttaataagatatactcgtatatttcgGTGTGGATGTATTTCTATAGTATGattatataaagttattcttaGTTAGtggaatataataataataataataataataataataataataataataataataataataataataataataataatatgatgtaaatTTGTATTGTACTTTCCATTATAGCTCAGTAGTTAAGCACAAGTTTTACATGCtaaaggtctcgagttcgagacatgagaaGTACATTTAAAGGATTTTCAAACTAAAGTCCTCAAGTGAAGGAAATTTGAGTTAGAGAGGCagggttttatcccaattaaatgtcgtgcttCGGGCGGTTTAAttgggagtttctcctcctactaggtattcagggtgagggagctctctagcacgAGTCTGGTTATAAAAAACGTAAGTTAGATaccctgttgcgagcaaatgatccacaccttccAAAAAATGTAAGTTTGTATTACCATAATCTTagtcttaatcttaatatatactataagacagttgaactaatgactt harbors:
- the LOC122604412 gene encoding uncharacterized protein LOC122604412, whose translation is MVEAIHEVAVYLHRFHNLDLFEQGKYQIKISMRWEDSEFTSSPGSPSRVVQYKASELGYNDILGSWRIDDIDNSFLSQPFRIRYARQDIFLCVMISFNLSLGKYKGPITSPIILKFELLFASIIATRSNLQVSWDAGPAAVHEFRIPPMALLGLHTYCPVYFDAFHSVLVDTSVHISLLKGCSCSMKTPSHPHGHEETADVKYNKAIQVIFVKAFLTSHAILLEELKNLSKIFDQTIDLTGLDEKKLLPSSIPATAEPSEVPDKTRNDLKERNSIIGYHTDYLYSLQTDELSRLLDFLGDQILYLWKTYLNCHSYFLVFLYLICYFLLRDNKERILEQLHDVWNNDRRTEWSIWIISSKVETHRYYDSNNGLLGQVHARQRITHDPAEAAAKRAELHRCSIAQMKMNSRSIQDLQVFGDPSHAPIIIIERVVIASLRSARGDSYLRSMDVKDTDGALPNIGLPLTGNQENGRVLKIVVFVHGFLGHHLDLRLMRNQWLLMDPKMEFLMSEVNEENTTGDFSDMGLRLAKEVVCFIEKKMDKASRYGTLKDVKLSFVGHSIGNVIIRSALAESTMEPYHRFLHTYVSLSGPHLGYLYSSNSLFNSGVWLLKKLKNTPCIHQLTFSDDYDLENTFFYKLCKKKTLESFKNIILLSSPQDGYVPYHSARIEMCQASSQDYSKRGQVFLEMLKNCLEQIHAPSSEQRTFMRCDVNFDVSLQGRNLNTIIGRAAHIEFLETNTFVKFIMWSFPEFFC
- the LOC122603563 gene encoding 15-cis-zeta-carotene isomerase, chloroplastic: MATSILLSSSFSCTPQFPKTPKFIFPISKLNNTITPINNSINRKFLKTDQLLPTNCLRKCRKVFVLGESDTSVSKDVLVGEDSANFDLAKQKITSWIYFTGVLGVVLFILDVVWIDNNTGFGKAFIDSVSTLSDSPEVVMFLLTLIFAFVHSGLASLRDPGEKLIGERAFRVLFAGTSLPLAVSTIVYFINHRYDGVQLWQLQSEPWLHHLLWVTNFISFFFLYPSTFNLLEVAAVDKPKMHLWESGIMRITRHPQLAGQVMWCLAHTIWIGNSVAVAASVGLIGHHLFGAWNGDRRLRIRYGEAFDIVKSRTSIIPFAAIVDGRQKLPKDYYKEFLRLPYVVITGLTLGAYFAHPLMQAASFRLHW